One Calditrichota bacterium DNA window includes the following coding sequences:
- a CDS encoding thioredoxin family protein codes for MEAFLDQLIVRDLLLNEARRRGLTAADSSGGESQDGTIQALVDALGSAVQVSDAEARRFYAEHADEVQGATFEQVEGSIRDYLGRQKFVASVSSLIDSLRSAAKIVKNEEWLAAQRAAQPPDPLEPALRSGKPTVLDLGSDTCVPCKMMKPIFAELEKEYEGKANILLLDVYQHRRLARQYQVRVIPTQVFFDRQGKVFWRHEGFMSKEEIVSKLRELGLE; via the coding sequence ATGGAGGCCTTTTTGGACCAGCTCATTGTCCGGGATTTGCTCCTCAACGAGGCCAGGCGCCGCGGGCTGACGGCAGCGGATTCCTCCGGGGGCGAGAGCCAGGACGGTACCATCCAGGCGCTGGTGGACGCCTTGGGGAGCGCCGTGCAAGTGTCAGATGCCGAGGCCAGACGTTTCTACGCCGAACACGCCGACGAGGTACAGGGTGCCACTTTTGAGCAGGTGGAGGGCAGCATTCGCGACTATTTGGGCCGACAGAAGTTCGTCGCCTCTGTCTCTTCGCTTATTGACAGCCTTCGCTCTGCGGCGAAGATTGTCAAGAACGAGGAATGGTTGGCGGCACAGCGAGCTGCCCAGCCACCGGACCCGCTGGAGCCTGCGTTGCGCAGCGGTAAGCCTACGGTGCTCGACCTTGGCTCCGACACCTGCGTCCCGTGCAAGATGATGAAGCCCATCTTCGCCGAGCTGGAGAAGGAGTACGAAGGGAAGGCGAATATCTTGCTCTTGGATGTATACCAGCATCGACGGTTGGCCCGCCAGTATCAGGTGCGGGTCATCCCCACGCAGGTCTTCTTTGACCGCCAAGGGAAGGTCTTCTGGCGCCATGAGGGTTTCATGTCCAAAGAGGAAATCGTCAGCAAACTGCGCGAGTTGGGACTGGAGTAG